The Bryobacteraceae bacterium genome includes a window with the following:
- a CDS encoding ABC transporter ATP-binding protein has translation MPELQTTENGSLIRLRDISKVFLTDEVETHALENVSLDIREGEFVSVAGPSGCGKSTLLSILGLLEAPTSGQYWLRGTPVHSLGIGERARIRNREIGFIFQAFNLIGDLTVYENVELPLTYRGLGAAERKQLVLEALERVGMAHRLKHYPSQLSGGQQQRVAVARALAGKPAILLADEPTGNLDSANSESVMDLLSELHASGSTICMVTHDPRFARRAQRTIHLFDGRIVPASQAAAL, from the coding sequence ATGCCGGAGCTGCAAACAACCGAAAATGGATCGCTGATCCGTCTCAGGGATATTTCGAAGGTGTTTCTCACCGACGAGGTGGAAACGCACGCGCTGGAAAATGTCAGCCTGGACATCCGGGAAGGGGAATTTGTCTCCGTCGCCGGACCATCCGGATGCGGGAAGTCGACGTTGCTCTCGATCCTGGGCCTGCTGGAAGCCCCGACTTCCGGACAATATTGGCTGAGGGGAACGCCCGTTCATTCTCTGGGCATCGGGGAGCGGGCGCGGATCCGGAACCGCGAAATCGGGTTTATTTTCCAGGCGTTCAATCTGATCGGGGATCTGACTGTCTATGAAAACGTGGAGCTCCCGCTGACATACCGGGGGCTGGGCGCGGCGGAGCGCAAACAGCTGGTGCTGGAAGCCCTGGAGCGGGTCGGAATGGCTCACCGGCTCAAGCATTACCCGTCGCAGCTTTCCGGCGGCCAGCAGCAGCGTGTCGCCGTGGCGCGCGCCCTGGCGGGCAAGCCGGCCATCCTCCTGGCCGACGAGCCCACGGGCAACCTGGATTCCGCGAACAGCGAGTCGGTCATGGACCTGCTGAGCGAACTCCATGCCTCGGGTTCCACCATCTGCATGGTCACCCACGATCCCCGTTTCGCCCGGCGTGCGCAGCGGACCATCCACCTGTTCGACGGGCGGATCGTTCCGGCCAGCCAGGCGGCGGCTCTGTGA
- a CDS encoding RND transporter: MDIPRQGVARRRLFRIAAVAVPLAVLFAAGAWRLGKAKPAAPAVDRSSLWIDTARVAPLIRQVRGLGVLVPEEVVWIPAPQDGRVEKILLRPGAQVRPDTVLVVLSNPELELAAEDLRWQLRAAEANLRDLRVKLESAQLDLRAAVARVESEFVQAQLKADNDAALGKEGLAAELNVKLSRAVADEARKRLEIEKKRLEISTASAEAQLAAQRVLIEKLRAAYDLKRKQVESLRVKAGAAGVLQQLPVEVGQQVQAGATLAKVAQPERLKAQIRIPEIQAKDVAEGQTAVVDTRNGTVPARVARIDPAATAGNVLVDLRLEGPLPPGARPDLNVEAVIEIEKLARALQIQRPAFAQPNSIVSLFRIAPGGQEAVRVQVRTGRTSVQTIEILDGLQEGDRVILSDLSGYDNAQRLTIR, translated from the coding sequence ATGGACATTCCGAGACAGGGTGTCGCGCGAAGAAGGCTGTTCCGCATCGCTGCGGTGGCCGTGCCGCTGGCGGTTCTTTTCGCCGCCGGTGCATGGCGGCTCGGCAAGGCGAAACCGGCTGCGCCCGCAGTGGATCGCAGCAGCCTGTGGATCGATACGGCCAGAGTGGCCCCGCTGATTCGCCAGGTGCGGGGGCTGGGTGTTCTGGTGCCGGAAGAGGTCGTCTGGATTCCCGCGCCGCAGGACGGGCGCGTGGAGAAGATCCTGTTGCGGCCCGGTGCGCAGGTGCGGCCCGACACCGTCCTCGTCGTGCTCTCGAATCCGGAACTGGAGCTGGCCGCGGAAGACCTCCGCTGGCAGCTCCGAGCCGCCGAAGCCAATCTCCGCGATCTGCGCGTGAAGCTCGAATCCGCGCAGCTGGATCTGCGCGCCGCCGTCGCGCGCGTGGAGAGCGAATTCGTTCAGGCGCAGCTGAAGGCGGACAACGACGCCGCGCTCGGCAAAGAAGGCCTTGCCGCCGAACTGAACGTCAAACTGTCCCGCGCCGTGGCCGATGAAGCCCGCAAGCGGCTTGAAATCGAGAAGAAGCGCCTGGAAATCAGCACGGCCAGCGCGGAAGCGCAACTGGCGGCCCAGCGGGTCCTGATCGAGAAGCTCCGCGCCGCCTACGACCTCAAGCGCAAGCAGGTCGAAAGCCTGAGAGTGAAAGCCGGAGCCGCCGGCGTCCTGCAGCAGCTGCCCGTGGAAGTGGGCCAGCAGGTGCAGGCTGGCGCCACTCTGGCCAAAGTGGCGCAGCCTGAAAGGCTCAAGGCCCAGATCCGCATCCCCGAGATCCAGGCCAAGGACGTTGCGGAGGGTCAGACCGCCGTCGTGGATACCCGGAACGGCACGGTGCCGGCGCGCGTAGCGCGCATCGATCCGGCGGCGACCGCCGGCAACGTCCTCGTCGACCTCCGGCTGGAAGGACCGCTTCCTCCCGGCGCGCGTCCCGATCTGAACGTGGAAGCCGTCATCGAAATCGAGAAGCTGGCCCGGGCGCTGCAGATCCAGCGTCCGGCGTTCGCCCAGCCGAATTCGATCGTGTCTCTTTTCCGCATTGCGCCCGGCGGCCAGGAAGCCGTGCGCGTCCAGGTCCGCACCGGAAGGACATCCGTTCAAACCATCGAAATCCTGGACGGCCTTCAGGAAGGCGACCGCGTGATCCTTTCCGATTTATCGGGATACGACAACGCTCAGCGGCTGACAATTCGCTGA
- a CDS encoding shikimate dehydrogenase (NADP(+)) encodes MISRAPLPKICIALGLPDASRLLEHARREADAGERFLEFRLDYLPRPEDGLPVIRKFLELYPDATLLATCRRHQNHGRFNGSIEEEFRILGAAVDAGARAVDVEIESAEAPLAPLHLLEGKAHIIVSYHNYEGTPALDPLMKRMLRVPASAYKIVTTARKPSDNLRVLSLARSYPKTPLILLAMTEMGFPTRVLCPVFGGVYTYAAPSMTEGTAAGQVMARVLRNLYRVDRAWKSPKFFGVIADPVRHSISPAVHNRALQARRVEGLYLPFLVSPLQLKDFFSLAEKLPLAGFSVTIPHKHRIIRYLDSIDPLTKRIGAVNTVFRKAGRWRGTNTDTDGILVPLQKRIRLNKASVLIAGNGGTARSAAFALKNAGANLAITGRNIDRVRALAKLADAEALTLEQAESRFFDVLIHATPVGMWPHTENCLFRNAIPASLVFDLVYTPQETLLLKRAAAEGRKVIPGLEMFLEQAARQFEIFTGESAPRAAMERAALEALQEQEDMLRLHQGRHGGHL; translated from the coding sequence ATGATCTCACGCGCTCCATTGCCGAAGATTTGCATCGCCCTCGGATTGCCTGATGCGTCGCGTCTTCTGGAGCACGCCCGGCGGGAAGCCGACGCTGGGGAGAGATTCCTCGAATTCCGGCTGGATTATCTGCCCCGCCCCGAAGACGGGCTGCCGGTCATCCGGAAGTTTCTCGAGCTGTACCCCGACGCCACGCTGCTGGCCACCTGCCGGCGTCATCAGAACCACGGCCGCTTCAACGGCAGCATCGAGGAAGAGTTCCGCATTCTGGGCGCGGCGGTGGATGCCGGCGCGCGCGCCGTGGACGTGGAAATCGAAAGCGCGGAAGCGCCCCTCGCGCCCCTGCACCTGCTGGAAGGCAAGGCGCACATCATCGTCAGCTACCACAATTACGAGGGCACGCCCGCCCTGGATCCGCTGATGAAGCGCATGCTGCGCGTGCCCGCTTCCGCATACAAGATCGTCACCACGGCGAGGAAGCCTTCCGACAATCTGCGCGTCCTTTCCCTGGCGCGCAGCTACCCGAAAACGCCGCTCATTCTGCTGGCGATGACCGAGATGGGCTTCCCCACGCGCGTGCTCTGCCCGGTCTTCGGCGGCGTCTACACCTACGCCGCTCCGTCCATGACCGAAGGCACGGCGGCGGGGCAGGTGATGGCGCGCGTCCTCAGAAACCTGTACCGGGTGGACCGCGCCTGGAAATCGCCGAAGTTTTTCGGCGTGATTGCCGATCCCGTGCGCCACAGCATCTCGCCCGCCGTCCACAACCGCGCCCTGCAGGCGCGCCGCGTGGAGGGGCTCTACCTGCCGTTTCTCGTCTCTCCGCTTCAACTGAAAGATTTCTTTTCGCTGGCCGAAAAGCTCCCGCTGGCCGGTTTCAGCGTCACCATCCCGCACAAGCACCGCATCATCCGCTATCTGGACTCGATCGATCCGCTGACGAAACGGATCGGCGCCGTCAACACGGTGTTCCGCAAGGCGGGGCGGTGGCGGGGGACCAACACCGACACCGACGGCATTCTGGTGCCTCTGCAAAAGCGCATCCGGCTGAACAAAGCCAGCGTCCTGATCGCCGGCAACGGCGGCACGGCGCGGTCCGCCGCGTTCGCCCTGAAGAATGCGGGAGCGAACCTGGCCATCACCGGCCGCAACATCGACCGCGTCCGCGCGCTGGCCAAGCTGGCGGACGCAGAAGCGCTGACGCTCGAGCAGGCCGAGTCCCGCTTTTTCGATGTCCTGATCCACGCCACGCCGGTGGGCATGTGGCCGCATACGGAAAACTGCCTCTTCCGCAACGCCATCCCGGCCTCGCTGGTCTTCGATCTGGTGTACACGCCGCAGGAAACCCTGCTCCTGAAGCGCGCCGCAGCCGAGGGACGGAAGGTGATTCCGGGCCTGGAAATGTTCCTTGAGCAGGCGGCGCGCCAGTTCGAAATCTTCACCGGAGAGAGCGCCCCGCGGGCGGCCATGGAGCGCGCTGCGCTCGAGGCGCTGCAGGAGCAGGAAGACATGTTGCGCCTCCATCAGGGGAGGCACGGGGGGCACCTGTGA
- the tolR gene encoding biopolymer transporter ExbD, which produces MAFSVNGGGGGGSYRRRSVGALSEINVVPLVDVVLVLLIIFMLTAHVMEFGLEVQVPKVKQVRDSAEELPVVTLTRNGELYLNESPVNIHRLGEEFQRRFPGAKAVYVRADSQTIWDPIAQVISALGERGLDVRVVTQPEDSRQ; this is translated from the coding sequence ATGGCGTTCTCGGTCAACGGCGGCGGAGGCGGCGGCAGCTACAGGCGGCGCAGCGTCGGGGCGCTGTCGGAGATCAACGTCGTGCCGCTGGTGGATGTCGTGCTGGTGCTGCTGATCATCTTCATGCTGACGGCCCACGTGATGGAGTTCGGCCTGGAAGTGCAGGTGCCCAAGGTGAAGCAGGTGCGCGACAGCGCCGAAGAGCTGCCCGTAGTGACCCTCACCCGCAACGGCGAGCTGTACCTGAATGAATCGCCCGTCAACATCCACCGCCTGGGCGAAGAGTTCCAGCGGCGGTTTCCGGGGGCGAAGGCCGTCTATGTGAGAGCGGACAGCCAGACGATCTGGGATCCGATTGCGCAGGTGATCAGCGCGCTCGGAGAACGCGGGCTCGACGTCCGCGTCGTGACGCAACCGGAAGATTCGCGGCAGTGA
- a CDS encoding Tol-Pal system subunit TolQ, which produces MSPSLPLALLQQHSLWELVLAASPVAKFVLVLLLLASLMSWAVIFAKWSQFRNGGAANAAFLRAFRKAPGLDAVAVALEQFRVSPLTGVFDFGYQEVTRQIKARGRIVNKNALERALQLGISEEVARLERRMSWLATTATVSPFVGLFGTVLGIIDAFQGLGSAGSASLRAVAPGISEALIATAAGLAAAIPAAVAYNAFGHAIKEFAARMDDFALEFLNLVERQFEE; this is translated from the coding sequence TTGTCCCCTAGCCTGCCCTTGGCGCTCCTGCAGCAGCATTCGCTGTGGGAGCTGGTGCTGGCGGCCTCGCCGGTTGCCAAGTTCGTCCTCGTTCTGCTTCTGCTCGCCTCGCTGATGAGCTGGGCGGTGATCTTCGCCAAGTGGTCGCAGTTCCGCAACGGCGGCGCGGCCAACGCGGCCTTCCTGCGCGCCTTCCGCAAGGCGCCGGGGCTCGACGCCGTTGCGGTGGCGCTCGAGCAGTTCCGCGTCTCCCCGCTGACCGGCGTCTTCGACTTCGGCTACCAGGAAGTGACCCGGCAGATCAAGGCGCGAGGCCGCATTGTGAACAAGAACGCGCTCGAACGCGCGCTGCAGCTGGGCATCAGCGAGGAAGTGGCGCGGCTGGAGCGCCGCATGAGCTGGCTGGCGACGACGGCCACGGTGTCGCCTTTCGTCGGCCTGTTCGGCACGGTTCTGGGCATCATTGACGCGTTCCAGGGTCTCGGATCGGCGGGCAGCGCGAGTCTGCGGGCGGTGGCGCCCGGCATCAGCGAGGCGCTCATCGCCACGGCGGCAGGCCTCGCGGCGGCCATCCCGGCGGCCGTCGCCTACAACGCGTTCGGCCATGCAATCAAGGAATTCGCCGCGCGCATGGACGACTTCGCGCTCGAGTTTCTGAACCTGGTGGAGAGGCAGTTCGAGGAGTAG